DNA from Thermococcus bergensis:
AACAACTCCAAAAGAGCTCGCCAAAATGATGGTTGGGAGAGAGGTTGTTCTCAAAATAGAGAAGCCACCGAAAGAAGCTGGAAAGCCCGTGCTTGAAGTAAAAGACCTGTGGGTAAAGGGAGACAGAGGGGAAGACGCAGTAAAAGGGCTGACATTTGAAGTGAGAGCCGGAGAGATATTCGGTATAGCCGGTGTAGAGGGCAACGGGCAGACCGAGCTTATAGAAGCAATAAGCGGGTTGAGAAAAGTAGAAAAAGGCAAAGTAATTCTCAACGGGAAGGATATAACCGGCAGGCCACCGAGGGAGCTTTACGACCTTGGAATGGCACATATCCCAGAAGATAGAATTCACATGGGTCTTGTAATCGAAATGAGCGTGGCTGAAAATTCAATTCTTGGACTCCACTGGAGAAAGGCCTTTAGAGGGCCGTTGGGACTTATAAGGTGGGACAAAGTTAAAGAACATGCTGCAAAACTTGTGAGGGACTTCGAGGTTTCCGTCCCAAGTATAGAAGCCCCCGCAAAGAGTCTAAGTGGAGGAAACCAGCAAAAGCTCATAGTTGCAAGGGAGGTTAGCAAAGAGCCGGAATTTATAATCGCCTCTCAGCCAACGAGAGGTGTAGATGTTGCATCAACTGAGTACATAAGAAACTACCTCATAAAGCTCAGAAACGAAAACAAAGCAGTTCTTTTGGTTTCTGCAGACTTGGATGAGGTGCTGCAGCTCAGTGATAGAATGGCAATAATCTACGAGGGCAAATTCGTGGGTATAGTCAAGCCCGAAGAAGTTACTGAGGAGCAAATAGGACTGATGATGGGAGGTATCAAGAATGAGAGTTGATATCAAAGGGTTCACAAAGCCACTTGTAGAGAGCCTAGTAGCAATAGTTATTGGAATCTTAGTAGGTGCGATTATACTGGCATTCTCCGGATACAGCCCAGCTGAAGCATACATAGCACTTTTCAACGGAGCTTTAGGCTCAAAGTACGGATTAGCCATGACACTGAGCTCCGCAACTCCCATAATACTAACAGCTTTGACCTTTGGAATAGGAGCGAGAACAGGGCTTTTCAATATCGGTGGAGAAGGTACGGTGTATTTCGGAGCGATAATGGCAATCATACTAACAAATCTCTGGGGAAACGTTTTAATGGGCCTGTTTGGTGGAATACTAGCAGGAATGGCCTGGATGGCAATTCCAGCAATTCTAAAGGTTCTAAGAGGAGTAAACGAAGTTGTATCCACCATCATGCTTAACTGGATGGCATACTTCATAGCCCTTTACATCGTCCTGCAGAAAATACCTAACCCAGAAGACCCGAATAAGACACTGGCAGTCCCGGTGAGCGCAAGATTCCCAATAATAATGAAAGGAACCGAGCTTTCATGGGCATTTGCGATTTCCGTAATAGCGGCCCTCATAACGTACTACATCTTATGGCACACGGAACTGGGCTACGAGCTCAGAGTGAGCGGGTACAATGAGAAAGCAGCCCGTTATGGTGGAATAAATCCGAAGAAAGCAATTATATGGTCATTCTTACTTGGAGGTATCATGAGCGGCCTTGCTGGAGCAACAGAAGTCATGGGGAGGCCCCCAAGCTATGCAATAAGCCAGGGAATGGCGAACATATACGGCTATGGATTTGATGGAATAGGGGTTTCCCTCGTAGGAAGAAATCACCCGCTTGGAATAATATTCAGCGGCATCTTCTTTGGAATGCTTAGAGCTGGAGCAACAAGCATGCAGATTGAGGCAGGAGTGCCATTAGAGATGGTAAAAGTTGTCCAGGGAGTTATAGTTGTGACCATTGCAATTCCAGGACTTTTAGACCTTCTAAAGAAGGTGGTGAGAAGATGATCGAGGCAGTTATTTCAACACTTATTGGAGCACTGACGGCCATGGTTCCACTAGTGCTTACAAGCGTGGGGGCTACAGTGAGCGAGAGAGCAGGTGTAGTAAACATAGGATATGAGGGGATACTTCTCATGAGTGCCTTCTTCGGAGCAATATTCGCAGAAATCACAGGCAATCCCTGGATCGGTCTTATTGGTGGGGCTTTTGTGGGCATGCTCCTTGGAATGCTTCACGGATTTATCACAGTCTACCTGAAGGGAGACCATGTAATTCCCGGTATAGGTGTAAACCTCCTAGCACTGGGTGTAGTTGCCTTTGGAATTACAGCATACTGGGGAACTGCCGGTCAGCACCAAGTTCCGACGAACGTTAGAGTTGCGCCGATAATAAACACTCCATACGGAAGCCTAAGCCCAATGGTTCTCATAACAATTGCCATAGCAATCTTAACCCACTGGGTTCTTTTCAGAACTCCATTAGGGCTTAGAATAAGGGCAGTGGGTGAAAATCCTGAAGCAGCGGATGCTCTTGGTATAAACGTCGAACGCTACAGATTCCTAGCCACAGTCTACGGGGCAATGCTTGCAGGTCTTGGAGGAGCCTTCATGAGCGTTGACTGGCTTGGAACTGTCACAAAGCAGCTTTCAGCAGGTAGAGGATTTATCGCCCTAGCAAACATGGTGTTCAGCGGATGGAACCCATTAAGGGCACTCCTTGGTGGATTCATCTTCGGATTCTTCGATAACCTCTCAGTGTGGGTAAGAACGAATCCAGAAATCCAGAGAATCGTCCCATGGCAGTTCGTTGCTACACTTCCATATCTAGTGACATTGATCATTGTGGCAGGAATAATAGGAAAAGTAAGGCCTCCAAAGGCCGATGGAAAGCCCTACAAGAGAGAGTGAGCTCTTTCATTTTTTTATTATTACTCCCACAGCTGTCCCAAGGGTAATGCCGACCACGAGGGCGAGGAGGATATACGTTGTGTTGAGGTTTGATTGCTGAAATACCTGTCCTTGCTGCGGAGCACAGCTTCTAAATGCTGATGCTACGCTGGCCGAATTTTGAGCTAAAATATCAGTGTAGTCTTTTCCGCTCCACATGACCGAAACTTCGACCGCTGGAACCCCAGTTCTTTTTGAAAGCTCAAGGGCGGCACTCTTTAACGGTTCTGGGGACTCCTCTGAGTAAACTATTACATCAACCGTTTTTGCAACATCAAGGAGCTCATCCACACTCTTGGCCGGCACCTCTTCTTCAGGCAGGATAGAGCCGACCACCACAATTCCCATCCACTCCAGAGCATACTGCTGTGAGGGAAGCTCTACTAATGCCTTCTTTCCTTCCAGACCCAGTTTTTGGTAGGCTAAAACAATACCCTCAACCTTTGCCTTAAATTCTAAAAACCGGGAATCATAAGCCGAGAATCCCAAGGCATCTTCCACAGCCTTTGCTATGGCAAGGGCATTGTAAGGGTCAAGCCAAATGCCGTGTGGGTTGTGCTTGTTGTTATACCACCTCTCGGGGAGATAGCGGAAGCCATATTTTTGATAATCCCCTATCCCAAGAACTTTTCCTTTCAAGATGCCTTCCTGCTCGAGCTCCTCTATTTTCTCTTCAGCCGGCAGGTGGCCAAGTGTAACTATAACGTCTGCCCTTTGGATTCCCTCAATCTGCTCCGGTGTAAGCTGATATTGATGTGGGTCCACGCCTGGAGGAACAAGATATTCCACCTGAACAGCGTCCCCAAAGGCTTCCCTGAGTATCTCTGCTATGGGCGCTATGCTTGTAACAACTAAAGGCTTTTCCTGGGCAACAGTTAATGGAGAAAGAAGGATAAGTGCAAACAGCATTGCCACTACCTTTTTCATTTTAGGTCACCCTAACAGAATTGATGCATTGTGTTTTAAAGTTTTGCAGAGGGTTTAAATATACCAAGACTAAAAACAGCATGATGCTTATGAAAAGTAGGATACTTGCTTTCCTTCTTGTTCTGCTGTTGGCATTGAGCCTTAGTACATACCAGCAAGGTAGCGTTTTAGTGAAAATAAATCCGAACGAGGAACTTCTGTCCATTGTTTACTACCTCGCATTTGGGCATGATGAGTTTGTAATCCACAGAGGGAAGTACATCAGCGATGTAGAGAAGTGGTTTGGAGCGTACAAAAACCACAGAGCGGTGGAGGTACTTAGGGAATACTTCAAAAATGCAAAAAGAATTCCCGAGAAGGACTATCTGTTATTTGTTCTTGATGCATATCTTCTGCAGTTCTCAGAGCCACCTGAAATGAAAAGAATCTACACAGAATGGCAGGATCAGGAGCTTGACAAAATAGTGGATGCTCTGAGGGAGTTTTCCAGGGATACAAACTTCATAGAATTTTTCAGGAAGCATGAAAACTACTACAGCGAAGACCTGGAAGTTTACACCTCTGCTATAGCCCTACTTCCTCCAGATGAATTCATGAAGTCGTATATGGACTTAACCAAAGTTCGGTTTGAGTTTCATTTTCCCTATCTGGTATGTATTCACGGGCACAGCTTCAGAGAAAAAATAAGCGAAACGGTAATCTACGGCTCCGGAGGAATGCATCCATTAGTCAGAAGAAACCCTCCCCAAACATACTGGGGCTTTCTTAGGGCAAAGGACACAGTTTTTGGGCTTCCACTAAATAGTGTTTACGTTAACAACTCAGAATTTGACAGAGTGTGGATTTTGGAGTTTATCTACCACGAACTTGGGCACGACTTAACCTCACCCAAGCTCGGCGAGTATTATGGATACAAGGTGAGACCCCTTAGGTACCTTGAAGACACCATAGAAGAGGATATGCCTTACTTGGCAACATACGACATCCACTTCTGGGGCGAAGCAACAATGATATACGAAAGTTTTGCAGATGGCTGGGCATACTTTGCCCTGAGTAGAATAAATAAGGACTATGCAGAACTCTCTCTGGAGATGCAGAAAGCATGGGGAGAATTTTGGATCGAAGAGGTTGTAGAGCTCTACGAAAAATACGCCAGAATTGCCGTTGAAAACAACAGGCCTCTGGAAGAGTACATGCTTAACATTTTGACGGAGTTAGCCCAAAAAGTGCCTGAAGAGAAGGCAAAAGCCCTTTATAAGGAAAGAGTACCCGTGACTCCTTTGAGAGCCTTGGATGATGTGGTAAAGGAAGGAGAAGTGCTCATAGTCTACGGCACGCAAAATCCGGACAAAAGTGGTGTGGATTACGACAGGAAAACCGCGGAAATAGTTAGAGATTACCTCCAGAGGTTTTATTCCCAGTGGACAGGAGAGATAAAGGTAGAAGTTAAGAGCGACCTGGAAGTGACCGACGAGGATTTAAAGAAGGATCTGATTCTCATTGGAGGTCCAGCTAGTAACAAAGTCGTCGATCAGCTGGATGAAGGCTTTCCCTTGAGATTTGTGTTTTCA
Protein-coding regions in this window:
- a CDS encoding metal ABC transporter solute-binding protein, Zn/Mn family, with product MKKVVAMLFALILLSPLTVAQEKPLVVTSIAPIAEILREAFGDAVQVEYLVPPGVDPHQYQLTPEQIEGIQRADVIVTLGHLPAEEKIEELEQEGILKGKVLGIGDYQKYGFRYLPERWYNNKHNPHGIWLDPYNALAIAKAVEDALGFSAYDSRFLEFKAKVEGIVLAYQKLGLEGKKALVELPSQQYALEWMGIVVVGSILPEEEVPAKSVDELLDVAKTVDVIVYSEESPEPLKSAALELSKRTGVPAVEVSVMWSGKDYTDILAQNSASVASAFRSCAPQQGQVFQQSNLNTTYILLALVVGITLGTAVGVIIKK
- a CDS encoding ABC transporter ATP-binding protein; this encodes MEEVPIIEMKGIVKVYPDGTKALKGVDFSVKKGEIHGLLGENGAGKTTLMKILSGMLHPTEGKIFVNGKEVRFKSPADALANGIGMVHQHFTLVDVFDGLHNIILGMEGHGLFSKIDVEKAKEKLQKLMDELNFQVPLDVPVEKLPVGVQQRIEILKTLYRDVDVLILDEPTAVLTPIEVKELFEVLRKLKSQGKTIIFISHKLREVMEITDRVTVLRKGELIGTVNTRETTPKELAKMMVGREVVLKIEKPPKEAGKPVLEVKDLWVKGDRGEDAVKGLTFEVRAGEIFGIAGVEGNGQTELIEAISGLRKVEKGKVILNGKDITGRPPRELYDLGMAHIPEDRIHMGLVIEMSVAENSILGLHWRKAFRGPLGLIRWDKVKEHAAKLVRDFEVSVPSIEAPAKSLSGGNQQKLIVAREVSKEPEFIIASQPTRGVDVASTEYIRNYLIKLRNENKAVLLVSADLDEVLQLSDRMAIIYEGKFVGIVKPEEVTEEQIGLMMGGIKNES
- a CDS encoding DUF4932 domain-containing protein, whose protein sequence is MMLMKSRILAFLLVLLLALSLSTYQQGSVLVKINPNEELLSIVYYLAFGHDEFVIHRGKYISDVEKWFGAYKNHRAVEVLREYFKNAKRIPEKDYLLFVLDAYLLQFSEPPEMKRIYTEWQDQELDKIVDALREFSRDTNFIEFFRKHENYYSEDLEVYTSAIALLPPDEFMKSYMDLTKVRFEFHFPYLVCIHGHSFREKISETVIYGSGGMHPLVRRNPPQTYWGFLRAKDTVFGLPLNSVYVNNSEFDRVWILEFIYHELGHDLTSPKLGEYYGYKVRPLRYLEDTIEEDMPYLATYDIHFWGEATMIYESFADGWAYFALSRINKDYAELSLEMQKAWGEFWIEEVVELYEKYARIAVENNRPLEEYMLNILTELAQKVPEEKAKALYKERVPVTPLRALDDVVKEGEVLIVYGTQNPDKSGVDYDRKTAEIVRDYLQRFYSQWTGEIKVEVKSDLEVTDEDLKKDLILIGGPASNKVVDQLDEGFPLRFVFSNGTWILEKNAEFKNVRTFLITDQNIKEIEFTSKTYNSPLTSLIMAIQNPYRQDNYIIWIAGTDRYGTRRYKNPTYYLLSYQIYDGRVIEDGFYS
- a CDS encoding ABC transporter permease — encoded protein: MRVDIKGFTKPLVESLVAIVIGILVGAIILAFSGYSPAEAYIALFNGALGSKYGLAMTLSSATPIILTALTFGIGARTGLFNIGGEGTVYFGAIMAIILTNLWGNVLMGLFGGILAGMAWMAIPAILKVLRGVNEVVSTIMLNWMAYFIALYIVLQKIPNPEDPNKTLAVPVSARFPIIMKGTELSWAFAISVIAALITYYILWHTELGYELRVSGYNEKAARYGGINPKKAIIWSFLLGGIMSGLAGATEVMGRPPSYAISQGMANIYGYGFDGIGVSLVGRNHPLGIIFSGIFFGMLRAGATSMQIEAGVPLEMVKVVQGVIVVTIAIPGLLDLLKKVVRR
- a CDS encoding ABC transporter permease produces the protein MIEAVISTLIGALTAMVPLVLTSVGATVSERAGVVNIGYEGILLMSAFFGAIFAEITGNPWIGLIGGAFVGMLLGMLHGFITVYLKGDHVIPGIGVNLLALGVVAFGITAYWGTAGQHQVPTNVRVAPIINTPYGSLSPMVLITIAIAILTHWVLFRTPLGLRIRAVGENPEAADALGINVERYRFLATVYGAMLAGLGGAFMSVDWLGTVTKQLSAGRGFIALANMVFSGWNPLRALLGGFIFGFFDNLSVWVRTNPEIQRIVPWQFVATLPYLVTLIIVAGIIGKVRPPKADGKPYKRE